AGGCAATGTTAAACCCACAAACAAACCAaataatatacagataatgTTATCAGgggtagcattagcatttacagTTAAGGCCCAGAGATTTGTAACACTGTGCCAATCCAAAGCAGGGCACAACAGAGCCAGAGGGATTCGGAAGATGCAACTCACCCCGGACACAATCTATTTTCTCTTCTtcaagggcggcacagtggctcagtgggtagcactgccgcctcacagcaagaaggtcctgggtttaattcccaggtggaacggtctgggtcctttctgtgtggagtttgcatgttctccccgtgtctaagtgggtttcctcccacagtacaaagacatgcaagtgaggtgaactggagatacaaaattataatGAACTTGAtcagatgaatcttgtgtaatgagtaactaccattcctgtcatgaatgtaaccaaagtgtcaaacatcaaacatcattaaaatcaaaataaataaataaataaataactggtcgctcaggtggcgcagcggtaaaaacacacgctggaaccagagctgggatctcgaatacatcgtatcgaatgtcagctctgccttgccggctgaggccgagcggccacatgaacaactattggcctgttgttcatatgggcggaactaagccggatggggtctctctctcatgactcggagtgctctcagggtgtgtctctctgtacacaacgctgagctgcactgcaatcgttaaagtgtaggtgataagatgcatacagctgctgcccacgtgtcagagggggcgtgggttagctttgttctcctcaatcagagcggggatcggcattggtggagaggaagcatgatgcagtgGGGCAATTGAAcactaaaaaggggagaaaaaggaaaaaaatgcataaataaaattaaaataaataaataaataaataacttttctCTTCTTCCGCCTGGAAGACATTATAGgatcttaaagacacacacctcCCAacttaaaaacagttttttttctccAAATGCTATTGTTGCCTTGAATAAATAATCCCCCTCTACCCCCCCACCTACCTCAATATCATTGTAAACTGAAGTGCAATAACTTTACAAGTCGTGAAATAATACTGTTATTTGTACTGTAATACTGCTACACTACTTCATATACTTCtacgtatatatattatatatgggctcataccagcacaacacacactaacacaccaccaccatgtcagtgtcactgcagtgctaataCCTGCtcctggggggtcctgaccattgaagaacagcatgaaagaaggctaacaaagcatgcagagaaacagatggactacagtcagtaattgtagaactacaaagtgcttctatatggtaagtggagctgataaaatggacagtgagtgtagaaacaaggaggtggttttaatgttatggctgatcagtgtatttacactGTCTGTATCTTCAGTACTGCTGTGGTTTCCACTGCTGATAAAAATGTGATACCACTagtaacaataaacataaataatcataCTTTGATCATCATACTATAATTGAGTCCCAACATTTACGATGTTAGCTCTCTTCCTCATGTAGATCCGTGTCTTTATGACAGATGATCTCCAGCATGTCTTCGAACTGTTGGCACACGCTGTAGTTCTGCGGCCTGGCACTGATGTACTTCAGCACAGTCTGAGCTCCGGGTTCCTGAGCGCCGTTCAGTACAACAACActgtcaaaaaataaatatataaataaatataaagaccTGCTGTAAAAACTGTATCTGAACCTTTGTtccttcaaagtcttgtgagaagtttTGTTATAGCTGAGACGATTACAAAGAGGTATaatcaagtgtccaaatacacacacactaccatcatacatacactcataccagcaccacacacacactaccatcatacgtacactcatacaagcaccacacacacactaccatcatacgtacactcatacaagcaccacacacactaccatcatacgtacactcataccagcactacacacacactaccatgatacactcataccagcaccacatacactaccatgatatgtacactcataccagcactacacacacactaccatcatacataaactcataccagcaccatacaAACACTACCATCATACGTACACTCATacaagcaccacacacacactaccatcatacgtacactcatacaagcaccacacacacactatcatgatacactcataccagcaccacatacactaccatgatatgtacactcataccagcactacacacacactaccatcatacataaactcataccagcaccatacacacactaccatcatacgtacactcataccagcaccacacacacactaccatcatacgtacactcatacaagcaccacacacacactaccatcataCGTACACTCACacaagcaccacacacacactatcatgatacactcatatcagcaccacatacactaccatgatacactcataccagcaccacatacactaccatgatacactcataccagcaccacatacactaccatgatatgtacactcataccagcaccacacacactaccatcataCGTAcacgggccagtgatagctcagtggttaaggtactggactagtaaacagaaggttgccggttcaagccccgccaccaccaagttgccactgttgggtccctgagcaaggcccttaaccctcaattgctcattgtgtaagtcgctttggataaaaccgtctgctaaatgctgaaaatgtaaatgtacactcatacaagcactacacacacaagcactacacacacaccaccatcatacgtacactcatacaagcactacacacactatcatgatacactcataccagcaccacacacactaccatcatacatacactcataccagcaccacacacactaccatgatatgtacactcataccagcaccacacacacacactaccatgatatgtacactcataccagcactacacacacagtatcatgatacactcataccagcaccacatacactaccatgatatgtacactcataccagcaccacacacacacactaccatgatatgtacactcataccagcaccacacacacacacactaccatcatacatacactcataccagcaccacacacacactaccatgatacactcataccagcaccacacacacactcacacagagactaccatgatacactcataccagcaccacacacacactaccatgatacactcataccagcaccagcCAGtatgagaaatttgtacccaaaacaccaaatttaacagccctgctccccattcacacctgggaccttgacacatgacaccagagagggacaacgacacaatttggacatgttcactgtggggtgtactcacttatgttgccagctatttagacattaatggctgtgtgttgagttattttgagaagacagtaaatctacactgctatacaagctgtacactgactactgtaacttatatccaagtttcatgtctatagtgttgtcccatgaaaagatataatgaaatatttgcaaaaatgtgaggggtgtactcacttttgtgagatactgtatggacactcataccagcaccacacacacactaccatcatacgtacactcatacaagcaccacacacacactaccatcatatgtacactcatacaagcactacacacacactaccatcataCGTACGCTCATAcaagcactacacacacactaccatgatacactcataccagcaccacacacactaccatgatatgtacactcataccagcactacacacactaccatcatacatacactcataccagcaccacacacactaccatgatatgtacactcataccagcactacacacacactatcatgatacactcataccagcaccacatacactaccatgatatgtacactcataccagcaccacacacacacacacacacactaccatgatatgtacactcataccagcaccacacacacactaccatcatacgtacactcatacaagcaccacacacacactaccatcatacgtacactcatacaagcactacacacacactaccatgatacactcataccagcaccacacacacacacacacacacagagactactatgatacactcataccagcaccacacacacacacacacacacagtaccatGATATATATCTTTTGATGGAGTAGAGGGTGACTGTGCATAGTAACCAATAAGCTACAGTAAGTAACTGTATACCTACAGCTCTCTACCAGTGGTCTACATCTCAATGCATGTATGCAGACCACAAGAGCAGCTTTTGGTCACTGCCAAAAACACTAAGAACCACTGACCTACAAGGGGCATATTCTGTGGTTCACAGATGTACCAGATAAACTGTCAACTGAGTGTATAAACAACTGCTGATACGTGTCCATTTCCATCACTCCCCGTTACTGACCTGCTCTCAGACAGCAGATTGTGTCTCTGTAGTGCCAGCAGGTCTGGGAGATACTGCTCAGGATCATGATCCATCACTACCAGGTCCAACTGGCCTTCATTGAGGTCAGATGCTAAACCAGTGATGGCTTCATGTGAGGAGCAGCTCAGCACCTGGAACTGATGAGAAACTGTTTATATTATCTGACTTCATCTGCGTAGCACAGCTCACATCAATAGACTTTTGAACAATAGACTTCCACACTTTtttgtgtaatgtatttaatttaaaattatgtaactgacatttttaccaattattctacaaccccaaatcagaaaaagttggaaaatgcaattaaaataataacacagtgtttcttttaaataataacacagttgacttttatttgatgtcagacaggatgaacctgagatatttcatgttttacatcCAGGCAAGGCTGAGTCTtttgataaaacatgaaatatctcaggttcatcctgtctgacatcaaataaaagtcaaagtgaatgtaagaaactctgtgttattattttaattgcattttccatgctgtccaaactttttcttatttggggttgtaataactCGCAGCAAATGGCCCGGGGGCTGGAGTTTGGACGTTCCTGGTCTAATTGTTTTGTTTGCTAAGTAAACAATTTTAGCTTACTTGTTTATGTTTGAAACCTGCAACAAGGATTATCTCCTCGCCCTTGTCTGCAGCGAGAGGGTCCATCTCCACTGTGAACAGTTTGCCAGAGACAGGAAGCAGGCACAGTATTCGGACAGAAGAGTAGCCGCAGTGCATCCCCAGCTCTAGAACACGGAGGGGAGCCTTGCGCCTTACTACCTCATCCAAGAACTCACCTGTCAGAAAGATCAATGTCAGTCAGAGAAATAGTTCAATATTCAAAAGTCTGAACAGTTTAAAACAGGAAATATAACAAGCGTGTGATCTGTAACCTTTTTCAGGCCCAATGCTGAGCACGGCATGTGTGTTAGCGTACTGGTGGAACGTAGCCAGCACACTTTCAGCCTGACCGTGGGTGCACTCGGAGAAAACGTAGGCATGAATCCTCCTGACACACATGTTTCTGCCAGGCAGTTTCAGCACAGTGGCACAGACACGACGGAAAAGAGCCATCAGTGATGAGCGGTACAGGGTGATCAACACAGGGATCAGCGGCACTGGGAGCAGCAGCCACGACGCCATGATCACAgacctaataaaaataataaagagcaGAAAGAACCTCTGTTAAAAGTGTTGCAAAAACAACTATGATATACATGTGGTGACATGCAGTAAGTAGACCATGTGAATGTGTTTGAGAGTATATTTAAATTAAGGAACGAACTATCTACTGCACAATAATGTGAGCTTCATTATACAGCACTATTTACTGGTATACAATAGCTTCACCTCAAACTAATGAATCAATCAATCCATTAATAAACCAACAGAGAAATTGTAGATCCATAATGATTGTTTTCTTTGAGTATAATCTTGTAAGtttaatagtaaaaaataaacctcactacaaacaataaaaaaaaaaagattttacattttttattattttattattaaataaatacgtcCAACATATGCTGGTTATACGATTCATTTTGCCAGgtcattaaaatgtacactaaataataataatgatgatgtatGTGATTACATGAAAAGTTAAAAACAATTGCAAGACAttgacattttcggcatttagcagatgcttttatccaaagcggcttacaattaagactgaacacaattattttgagcagttgagggttaagggccttgctcaggggcccaacagtggcaacttggcagtggtggggcttgaaccggcaaccttctgatcactagtccagtaccttaaccactgagctgtcaCTGCCCTTCTGCTGCAAGACCGATTTGCCATTGGTAAACTATTTTTGGTGAAATAGTTATACTGCGTATGACATAATTTtgctaaattataataataataataataataacaataataataataatcatctcaGTGATGCATCGACTGGTCGAGCATCGACTGGTCGAGCATCCACACaagcatgattggctatgtctgagggggaaaATGGCCAAAGCCCTAAGACTGGTGGAACCAGGcccccctgtgaccctgaccaggataaggcagcttataaaaatactattacttctgcttataataataataataatcttgccATTTTGaaataattattgtaataatacaaataataagaaggcagttgtagcttagtggttaaggtactggactagtaagcagaaggttgctggttcaagccccaccactgccaggttgccactgttgggcccttgagcaaggcccttaacgctcaattgcttagactgtattctgtaagtcgctttggataaaggtgtctgctaaatgctgaaaatgtaaatgtaataaacttaCAAAAAAACTTTTGATTCATAAAAATGTCtattaaaagtattattattatcattaaagttTATTGTTTACGATAATTATTAAGGTATTTGCTGATGAAATAAACCTGAAGATAACTGACTAATATACAGAttgctgataataataataataataataataataataataaggtatTTTCCAATAAATATagtaaattgaataaataaataccttgGAATAATGAAAATTTGAGAGCAGTATAGTGCTAATagtaagaacaacaacaataaaagttaaaaaatcTATTTTGCATAATCCCACCGTGAGCTAAACgaactgttcatttatttattgttaagttAAGTACAGATAAATACAATaagataaataaagaaataaaggtgaACATGTTAAATCTCGCTCCTGCAGGATAATAAACTGAGAGAGAATCAGAACTTACCGTCAGTGCAGTGCAGGAGGAGAGCTGGATCTTCTGAGTAGTTGTGGGTGAAGAAGCTGGAGCTGGAGCTGGAGCTGACAGACAGACTCGTTAGTTTCATGTCAGCTGTTTTAAACACTTGATGTTCAGATAAAACCAGAGATTTAAAACTCACCATGTTTACACCAAACACGGAAGTACTAAAGTACAGGTAGGCTGGGCGGTTCCCATGGCGACCTTAAAAGCACCGTGTACCACAACACTGAGGTAAATGAATCAAGTTCAGTCGGTGATTCTGATCTTCACTTAGAAAAACACAACACTTATTTTAACATGAGGAGAGTGAAGAACATCTAGCATAAACTATTTTATTGATATATCAAACATGacacatctgtctgtctgtctgtctgtctgtctgtctgtctgtctgtctgtctgtctatctatctatctatctatctatctatctatctatctatctatctatctatctatctatctgtgtctgtctatctatctattcagtctgtctgtctgtctgtctgtctatctatctatctatctatctatctatctatctatctatctatctatctatctatctatctatctatctatctatctgtgtctgtctatctatctattcagtctgtctgtctgtctgtctatctatctatctatctatctatctatctgtgtctgtctatctatctattcagtctgtctgtctgtctatctatctatctatctatctatctatctatctatctatctatctatctatctatctatctatctatctgtgtctgtctatctatctagtctgtctgtctgtctgtctgtctgtctgtctgtctgtctgtctatctatctatctatctatctatctatctatctatctatctatctatctatctatctatctatctatctaatgtctGTTCTGTCCAGTCCAGTCATGGCCCTGGTGCTGAGAGGGTTGAGAACCTTCtttaagggcccaaaagtggctgcatggcagacaagggatttgaacccacaaccgtCCAATTGGTAGCCCAAAACTCTTCCCGCTACACTATGACTGTCCCACAATCTAGCTCTCTaccgatctgtctgtctgtaaaatCACCTTCACAAACATTAGCCCCTCAAAACATTCTTTATTGTTTATCTTCtgtttaaaatattaacaaaaagctCAATAGTGTTAgaagtacaaaacaaaacttataataaatatttatttgccACACCAACTACAAATTGCTCTTGTAAAGATTGCtgtcgggtgtctacatatttttgaccatgaGTCATGTCTCAGAGAAAATGGCAAAAAAGATGttctaaataaaacacataaatgaTCACTTATTAGACTATTGGACAAAAGGTCAAGTGACACACTGTTCATAATGATATTTAAAGGAATATATTGTGTTGGAGAATGTACATGGAATAGTGGTCTTTTGCCAAGGTTGGGATGAAAGCTGTTACTTTATACTGAGTTAAAATGTGTCTCGAAGGTTAGATGCAATacaagatccttgaagaaacaTGTCTGCCATGAACTAAAGCTGCTTAAATACAGGGGTGTCCACAGTCATACAAGATTCATGTCGTCATGGGCTTAGAACTCTTGTTGTGGATGTGAGCAGCCCATGTTTTCTGTATGGGAGGCCTGTCCACCAccaagagaagaaagaaaataaaaagaataagtaGAGAGAAAGTGCTGAGCTGTCAGGTACATCTGTTAGCCTAAAGTCACCTGTTTTTGATCACTTGACGTTTACTTTAGATGCTTTGAATAGAACAAACAACTTTATAACTTTAGCAGCAgacgttaaaacttgtgaactgatgaatcttgtgtaatgagtaactaccgttcctgtcattaatgtaaccaaagtgtaaaacatgacgttaaaatcctagtaaataaataaagaaatacatctAAAAGAAAATTACTCAAATCCAACTATTGTGTACCAGTATGTTACTCACACAGTGACCATACACtgattaaccataacattaaaaccacctccttgtttctacactcactgtccattttatcagctccacttaccatatagaagcactttgtagttctacaattactgactgtagtccatctgtttctctacatacctttttagactactttcaccctgttcttcaatggtcaggacccccacaggaccaccagagagcaggtattatttaggtggtggatcattctcagcactgcagtgacgctgacatggtggtggtgtattagtgtgtgttgtgctggtatgagtggatcaggcacagcagcgctgctggagtttttaaataccgtgtccacgcactgtccactctattagacactcctacctagttggtccaccttgtagatgtaaagtcagagacgatcgctcatctattgctgctgtttgagtcggtcatcttctagaccttcatcagtggtttttggttggtggactgttctcagtccagcagtgagagtgaggtgtttaataacttcagcaatgctgctgtgtctgatccactcataccagcacaacacacactaacacaccaccaccatgatggTTGTTAGTCACCTAAACGAAACGGACTGGTGTCCAAACAAATCTGCATTAacagtaaaatgtaaaacatgaactgAAATATTAATAAGATGCAGTTGGTGACCAAATCCACTCATAATGAAACAGTGGTGAAGTTTTAGAaactatatgcttccaactttgcagcagcagtttagggaagggcctttcctgttccagcatgactcaaGCTCTACTGTATAAAGACATAT
The nucleotide sequence above comes from Trichomycterus rosablanca isolate fTriRos1 chromosome 8, fTriRos1.hap1, whole genome shotgun sequence. Encoded proteins:
- the LOC134319150 gene encoding transmembrane O-methyltransferase homolog translates to MASWLLLPVPLIPVLITLYRSSLMALFRRVCATVLKLPGRNMCVRRIHAYVFSECTHGQAESVLATFHQYANTHAVLSIGPEKGEFLDEVVRRKAPLRVLELGMHCGYSSVRILCLLPVSGKLFTVEMDPLAADKGEEIILVAGFKHKQFQVLSCSSHEAITGLASDLNEGQLDLVVMDHDPEQYLPDLLALQRHNLLSESSVVVLNGAQEPGAQTVLKYISARPQNYSVCQQFEDMLEIICHKDTDLHEEES